The Siniperca chuatsi isolate FFG_IHB_CAS linkage group LG7, ASM2008510v1, whole genome shotgun sequence genome includes a window with the following:
- the fosb gene encoding protein fosB isoform X2 has translation MQLFWKETKSISPGNNKKISSGDIALSPVTAGVAFSLGPSGEMYQGFPGDPDSGSRGSSSPSIESQYLSSVDSFGSPPTTSAPQECVSAGAGLSIVGSGPGPSVGGEMPGSFVPTVTAITTSQDLQWMVQPTLVSSQASGQSGSTGTTTMTQPVSLVDPYDMPGPSYSSGSGFTPSSSDTPGPAPGPIRQSRTRSRRTRDESLTPEEEEKRRVRRERNKLAAAKCRNRRRELTDRLQSETDILEEEKAELEAEISELQKEKERLEFVLVAHQPNCKIPYQDQPQQSSAQLPPIQPQLPPQTLQAPVSIVGLAVKEDSFYLPPAYTAHPASSQSQPPVQQQQVQQQPQPGIMQEVEFSSSFYGSCEPAPGGPCLMASNSGGGGGNHDDAAIGSYNTSYTSSFVFTYPEGACGVSANQRNSSSEQSSDSLNSPSLLAL, from the exons ATGCAACTTTTTTGGAAAGAAACGAAGAGCATCTCACCGGGGAATAACAAAAAGATCAGCAGCG GTGACATCGCGCTCTCTCCGGTAACTGCAGGTGTCGCGTTCTCTCTCGGTCCCTCCGGGGAGATGTACCAAGGGTTCCCCGGCGACCCAGACAGCGGATCCCGTGGAAGCTCGTCTCCATCCATAGAGTCCCAGTACCTTTCATCCGTGGACTCCTTCGGGAGCCCGCCGACCACCAGTGCTCCGCAG GAGTGTGTGTCAGCGGGAGCTGGCTTGAGCATTGTGGGTAGTGGGCCAGGGCCCAGTGTCGGAGGGGAGATGCCTGGTTCATTCGTGCCCACTGTCACTGCCATCACCACCAGTCAGGACCTGCAGTGGATGGTACAGCCGACCCTTGTCTCCTCCCAGGCCTCTGGACAGAGTGGGTCCACTGGCACCACAACCATGACCCAGCCAGTGTCACTGGTTGATCCATATGATATGCCAGGCCCCAGTTATTCTTCAGGGTCTGGATTCACCCCTTCAAGTTCAGACACTCCAGGCCCAGCACCGGGTCCCATCCGCCAGTCCAGAACCCGCAGCCGCCGTACACGAGACGAGTCT CTGAcacctgaggaggaggagaagaggcgTGTTCGGCGAGAGAGAAACAAGCTGGCTGCCGCCAAATGCAGAAACCGCCGACGAGAACTCACAGACAGACTACAGTCG GAGACGGACattctggaggaggagaaggcagAGCTGGAAGCTGAGATCTCTGAGCTGCAGAAGGAGAAGGAGCGCCTGGAGTTTGTCCTGGTGGCCCACCAGCCGAACTGTAAGATCCCATACCAGGACCAACCCCAGCAGAGCTCAGCGCAGCTCCCTCCAATCCAGCCCCAGCTCCCTCCCCAGACCTTACAAGCTCCTGTCTCCATTGTGGGTTTGGCTGTGAAGGAGGACTCTTTCTATCTGCCTCCTGCCTACACAGCCCATCCGGCCTCCTCACAGTCCCAGCCTCCGGTTCAGCAGCAGCAAGTCCAGCAGCAGCCCCAGCCAGGGATAATGCAGGAGGTAGAGTTTTCAAGTTCTTTCTATGGCTCATGTGAGCCGGCACCAGGCGGGCCGTGTCTTATGGCCAGCaacagtggtggtggtggtggtaaccATGACGATGCGGCCATTGGCAGCTACAACACCTCATACACATCTTCATTTGTGTTCACCTACCCAGAGGGAGCCTGCGGGGTCAGTGCCAACCAGCGGAACAGCAGTAGCGAGCAGTCATCTGATTCCCTGAACTCGCCTTCCCTGCTGGCACTCTGA
- the fosb gene encoding protein fosB isoform X3 → MQLFWKETKSISPGNNKKISSGVAFSLGPSGEMYQGFPGDPDSGSRGSSSPSIESQYLSSVDSFGSPPTTSAPQECVSAGAGLSIVGSGPGPSVGGEMPGSFVPTVTAITTSQDLQWMVQPTLVSSQASGQSGSTGTTTMTQPVSLVDPYDMPGPSYSSGSGFTPSSSDTPGPAPGPIRQSRTRSRRTRDESVSDDGDVGVLLTPEEEEKRRVRRERNKLAAAKCRNRRRELTDRLQSETDILEEEKAELEAEISELQKEKERLEFVLVAHQPNCKIPYQDQPQQSSAQLPPIQPQLPPQTLQAPVSIVGLAVKEDSFYLPPAYTAHPASSQSQPPVQQQQVQQQPQPGIMQEVEFSSSFYGSCEPAPGGPCLMASNSGGGGGNHDDAAIGSYNTSYTSSFVFTYPEGACGVSANQRNSSSEQSSDSLNSPSLLAL, encoded by the exons ATGCAACTTTTTTGGAAAGAAACGAAGAGCATCTCACCGGGGAATAACAAAAAGATCAGCAGCG GTGTCGCGTTCTCTCTCGGTCCCTCCGGGGAGATGTACCAAGGGTTCCCCGGCGACCCAGACAGCGGATCCCGTGGAAGCTCGTCTCCATCCATAGAGTCCCAGTACCTTTCATCCGTGGACTCCTTCGGGAGCCCGCCGACCACCAGTGCTCCGCAG GAGTGTGTGTCAGCGGGAGCTGGCTTGAGCATTGTGGGTAGTGGGCCAGGGCCCAGTGTCGGAGGGGAGATGCCTGGTTCATTCGTGCCCACTGTCACTGCCATCACCACCAGTCAGGACCTGCAGTGGATGGTACAGCCGACCCTTGTCTCCTCCCAGGCCTCTGGACAGAGTGGGTCCACTGGCACCACAACCATGACCCAGCCAGTGTCACTGGTTGATCCATATGATATGCCAGGCCCCAGTTATTCTTCAGGGTCTGGATTCACCCCTTCAAGTTCAGACACTCCAGGCCCAGCACCGGGTCCCATCCGCCAGTCCAGAACCCGCAGCCGCCGTACACGAGACGAGTCTGTGAGTGACGATGGAGATGTTGGTGTGTta CTGAcacctgaggaggaggagaagaggcgTGTTCGGCGAGAGAGAAACAAGCTGGCTGCCGCCAAATGCAGAAACCGCCGACGAGAACTCACAGACAGACTACAGTCG GAGACGGACattctggaggaggagaaggcagAGCTGGAAGCTGAGATCTCTGAGCTGCAGAAGGAGAAGGAGCGCCTGGAGTTTGTCCTGGTGGCCCACCAGCCGAACTGTAAGATCCCATACCAGGACCAACCCCAGCAGAGCTCAGCGCAGCTCCCTCCAATCCAGCCCCAGCTCCCTCCCCAGACCTTACAAGCTCCTGTCTCCATTGTGGGTTTGGCTGTGAAGGAGGACTCTTTCTATCTGCCTCCTGCCTACACAGCCCATCCGGCCTCCTCACAGTCCCAGCCTCCGGTTCAGCAGCAGCAAGTCCAGCAGCAGCCCCAGCCAGGGATAATGCAGGAGGTAGAGTTTTCAAGTTCTTTCTATGGCTCATGTGAGCCGGCACCAGGCGGGCCGTGTCTTATGGCCAGCaacagtggtggtggtggtggtaaccATGACGATGCGGCCATTGGCAGCTACAACACCTCATACACATCTTCATTTGTGTTCACCTACCCAGAGGGAGCCTGCGGGGTCAGTGCCAACCAGCGGAACAGCAGTAGCGAGCAGTCATCTGATTCCCTGAACTCGCCTTCCCTGCTGGCACTCTGA
- the fosb gene encoding protein fosB isoform X5 yields MQLFWKETKSISPGNNKKISSGDIALSPVTAGVAFSLGPSGEMYQGFPGDPDSGSRGSSSPSIESQYLSSVDSFGSPPTTSAPQECVSAGAGLSIVGSGPGPSVGGEMPGSFVPTVTAITTSQDLQWMVQPTLVSSQASGQSGSTGTTTMTQPVSLVDPYDMPGPSYSSGSGFTPSSSDTPGPAPGPIRQSRTRSRRTRDESVSDDGDVGVLLTPEEEEKRRVRRERNKLAAAKCRNRRRELTDRLQSETDILEEEKAELEAEISELQKEKERLEFVLVAHQPNCKIPYQDQPQQSSAQLPPIQPQLPPQTLQAPVSIVGLAVKEDSFYLPPAYTAHPASSQSQPPVQQQQVQQQPQPGIMQEREPAGSVPTSGTAVASSHLIP; encoded by the exons ATGCAACTTTTTTGGAAAGAAACGAAGAGCATCTCACCGGGGAATAACAAAAAGATCAGCAGCG GTGACATCGCGCTCTCTCCGGTAACTGCAGGTGTCGCGTTCTCTCTCGGTCCCTCCGGGGAGATGTACCAAGGGTTCCCCGGCGACCCAGACAGCGGATCCCGTGGAAGCTCGTCTCCATCCATAGAGTCCCAGTACCTTTCATCCGTGGACTCCTTCGGGAGCCCGCCGACCACCAGTGCTCCGCAG GAGTGTGTGTCAGCGGGAGCTGGCTTGAGCATTGTGGGTAGTGGGCCAGGGCCCAGTGTCGGAGGGGAGATGCCTGGTTCATTCGTGCCCACTGTCACTGCCATCACCACCAGTCAGGACCTGCAGTGGATGGTACAGCCGACCCTTGTCTCCTCCCAGGCCTCTGGACAGAGTGGGTCCACTGGCACCACAACCATGACCCAGCCAGTGTCACTGGTTGATCCATATGATATGCCAGGCCCCAGTTATTCTTCAGGGTCTGGATTCACCCCTTCAAGTTCAGACACTCCAGGCCCAGCACCGGGTCCCATCCGCCAGTCCAGAACCCGCAGCCGCCGTACACGAGACGAGTCTGTGAGTGACGATGGAGATGTTGGTGTGTta CTGAcacctgaggaggaggagaagaggcgTGTTCGGCGAGAGAGAAACAAGCTGGCTGCCGCCAAATGCAGAAACCGCCGACGAGAACTCACAGACAGACTACAGTCG GAGACGGACattctggaggaggagaaggcagAGCTGGAAGCTGAGATCTCTGAGCTGCAGAAGGAGAAGGAGCGCCTGGAGTTTGTCCTGGTGGCCCACCAGCCGAACTGTAAGATCCCATACCAGGACCAACCCCAGCAGAGCTCAGCGCAGCTCCCTCCAATCCAGCCCCAGCTCCCTCCCCAGACCTTACAAGCTCCTGTCTCCATTGTGGGTTTGGCTGTGAAGGAGGACTCTTTCTATCTGCCTCCTGCCTACACAGCCCATCCGGCCTCCTCACAGTCCCAGCCTCCGGTTCAGCAGCAGCAAGTCCAGCAGCAGCCCCAGCCAGGGATAATGCAGGAG AGGGAGCCTGCGGGGTCAGTGCCAACCAGCGGAACAGCAGTAGCGAGCAGTCATCTGATTCCCTGA
- the fosb gene encoding protein fosB isoform X1 gives MQLFWKETKSISPGNNKKISSGDIALSPVTAGVAFSLGPSGEMYQGFPGDPDSGSRGSSSPSIESQYLSSVDSFGSPPTTSAPQECVSAGAGLSIVGSGPGPSVGGEMPGSFVPTVTAITTSQDLQWMVQPTLVSSQASGQSGSTGTTTMTQPVSLVDPYDMPGPSYSSGSGFTPSSSDTPGPAPGPIRQSRTRSRRTRDESVSDDGDVGVLLTPEEEEKRRVRRERNKLAAAKCRNRRRELTDRLQSETDILEEEKAELEAEISELQKEKERLEFVLVAHQPNCKIPYQDQPQQSSAQLPPIQPQLPPQTLQAPVSIVGLAVKEDSFYLPPAYTAHPASSQSQPPVQQQQVQQQPQPGIMQEVEFSSSFYGSCEPAPGGPCLMASNSGGGGGNHDDAAIGSYNTSYTSSFVFTYPEGACGVSANQRNSSSEQSSDSLNSPSLLAL, from the exons ATGCAACTTTTTTGGAAAGAAACGAAGAGCATCTCACCGGGGAATAACAAAAAGATCAGCAGCG GTGACATCGCGCTCTCTCCGGTAACTGCAGGTGTCGCGTTCTCTCTCGGTCCCTCCGGGGAGATGTACCAAGGGTTCCCCGGCGACCCAGACAGCGGATCCCGTGGAAGCTCGTCTCCATCCATAGAGTCCCAGTACCTTTCATCCGTGGACTCCTTCGGGAGCCCGCCGACCACCAGTGCTCCGCAG GAGTGTGTGTCAGCGGGAGCTGGCTTGAGCATTGTGGGTAGTGGGCCAGGGCCCAGTGTCGGAGGGGAGATGCCTGGTTCATTCGTGCCCACTGTCACTGCCATCACCACCAGTCAGGACCTGCAGTGGATGGTACAGCCGACCCTTGTCTCCTCCCAGGCCTCTGGACAGAGTGGGTCCACTGGCACCACAACCATGACCCAGCCAGTGTCACTGGTTGATCCATATGATATGCCAGGCCCCAGTTATTCTTCAGGGTCTGGATTCACCCCTTCAAGTTCAGACACTCCAGGCCCAGCACCGGGTCCCATCCGCCAGTCCAGAACCCGCAGCCGCCGTACACGAGACGAGTCTGTGAGTGACGATGGAGATGTTGGTGTGTta CTGAcacctgaggaggaggagaagaggcgTGTTCGGCGAGAGAGAAACAAGCTGGCTGCCGCCAAATGCAGAAACCGCCGACGAGAACTCACAGACAGACTACAGTCG GAGACGGACattctggaggaggagaaggcagAGCTGGAAGCTGAGATCTCTGAGCTGCAGAAGGAGAAGGAGCGCCTGGAGTTTGTCCTGGTGGCCCACCAGCCGAACTGTAAGATCCCATACCAGGACCAACCCCAGCAGAGCTCAGCGCAGCTCCCTCCAATCCAGCCCCAGCTCCCTCCCCAGACCTTACAAGCTCCTGTCTCCATTGTGGGTTTGGCTGTGAAGGAGGACTCTTTCTATCTGCCTCCTGCCTACACAGCCCATCCGGCCTCCTCACAGTCCCAGCCTCCGGTTCAGCAGCAGCAAGTCCAGCAGCAGCCCCAGCCAGGGATAATGCAGGAGGTAGAGTTTTCAAGTTCTTTCTATGGCTCATGTGAGCCGGCACCAGGCGGGCCGTGTCTTATGGCCAGCaacagtggtggtggtggtggtaaccATGACGATGCGGCCATTGGCAGCTACAACACCTCATACACATCTTCATTTGTGTTCACCTACCCAGAGGGAGCCTGCGGGGTCAGTGCCAACCAGCGGAACAGCAGTAGCGAGCAGTCATCTGATTCCCTGAACTCGCCTTCCCTGCTGGCACTCTGA
- the fosb gene encoding protein fosB isoform X6 — MQLFWKETKSISPGNNKKISSGDIALSPVTAGVAFSLGPSGEMYQGFPGDPDSGSRGSSSPSIESQYLSSVDSFGSPPTTSAPQECVSAGAGLSIVGSGPGPSVGGEMPGSFVPTVTAITTSQDLQWMVQPTLVSSQASGQSGSTGTTTMTQPVSLVDPYDMPGPSYSSGSGFTPSSSDTPGPAPGPIRQSRTRSRRTRDESVSDDGDVGVLLTPEEEEKRRVRRERNKLAAAKCRNRRRELTDRLQSETDILEEEKAELEAEISELQKEKERLEFVLVAHQPNCKIPYQDQPQQSSAQLPPIQPQLPPQTLQAPVSIVGLAVKEDSFYLPPAYTAHPASSQSQPPVQQQQVQQQPQPGIMQESSTPESPKTPSSPWDLE, encoded by the exons ATGCAACTTTTTTGGAAAGAAACGAAGAGCATCTCACCGGGGAATAACAAAAAGATCAGCAGCG GTGACATCGCGCTCTCTCCGGTAACTGCAGGTGTCGCGTTCTCTCTCGGTCCCTCCGGGGAGATGTACCAAGGGTTCCCCGGCGACCCAGACAGCGGATCCCGTGGAAGCTCGTCTCCATCCATAGAGTCCCAGTACCTTTCATCCGTGGACTCCTTCGGGAGCCCGCCGACCACCAGTGCTCCGCAG GAGTGTGTGTCAGCGGGAGCTGGCTTGAGCATTGTGGGTAGTGGGCCAGGGCCCAGTGTCGGAGGGGAGATGCCTGGTTCATTCGTGCCCACTGTCACTGCCATCACCACCAGTCAGGACCTGCAGTGGATGGTACAGCCGACCCTTGTCTCCTCCCAGGCCTCTGGACAGAGTGGGTCCACTGGCACCACAACCATGACCCAGCCAGTGTCACTGGTTGATCCATATGATATGCCAGGCCCCAGTTATTCTTCAGGGTCTGGATTCACCCCTTCAAGTTCAGACACTCCAGGCCCAGCACCGGGTCCCATCCGCCAGTCCAGAACCCGCAGCCGCCGTACACGAGACGAGTCTGTGAGTGACGATGGAGATGTTGGTGTGTta CTGAcacctgaggaggaggagaagaggcgTGTTCGGCGAGAGAGAAACAAGCTGGCTGCCGCCAAATGCAGAAACCGCCGACGAGAACTCACAGACAGACTACAGTCG GAGACGGACattctggaggaggagaaggcagAGCTGGAAGCTGAGATCTCTGAGCTGCAGAAGGAGAAGGAGCGCCTGGAGTTTGTCCTGGTGGCCCACCAGCCGAACTGTAAGATCCCATACCAGGACCAACCCCAGCAGAGCTCAGCGCAGCTCCCTCCAATCCAGCCCCAGCTCCCTCCCCAGACCTTACAAGCTCCTGTCTCCATTGTGGGTTTGGCTGTGAAGGAGGACTCTTTCTATCTGCCTCCTGCCTACACAGCCCATCCGGCCTCCTCACAGTCCCAGCCTCCGGTTCAGCAGCAGCAAGTCCAGCAGCAGCCCCAGCCAGGGATAATGCAGGAG TCTTCGACCCCCGAGAGCCCGAAGACCCCCTCCAGCCCTTGGGACCTTGAGTGA
- the fosb gene encoding protein fosB isoform X4, whose translation MYQGFPGDPDSGSRGSSSPSIESQYLSSVDSFGSPPTTSAPQECVSAGAGLSIVGSGPGPSVGGEMPGSFVPTVTAITTSQDLQWMVQPTLVSSQASGQSGSTGTTTMTQPVSLVDPYDMPGPSYSSGSGFTPSSSDTPGPAPGPIRQSRTRSRRTRDESVSDDGDVGVLLTPEEEEKRRVRRERNKLAAAKCRNRRRELTDRLQSETDILEEEKAELEAEISELQKEKERLEFVLVAHQPNCKIPYQDQPQQSSAQLPPIQPQLPPQTLQAPVSIVGLAVKEDSFYLPPAYTAHPASSQSQPPVQQQQVQQQPQPGIMQEVEFSSSFYGSCEPAPGGPCLMASNSGGGGGNHDDAAIGSYNTSYTSSFVFTYPEGACGVSANQRNSSSEQSSDSLNSPSLLAL comes from the exons ATGTACCAAGGGTTCCCCGGCGACCCAGACAGCGGATCCCGTGGAAGCTCGTCTCCATCCATAGAGTCCCAGTACCTTTCATCCGTGGACTCCTTCGGGAGCCCGCCGACCACCAGTGCTCCGCAG GAGTGTGTGTCAGCGGGAGCTGGCTTGAGCATTGTGGGTAGTGGGCCAGGGCCCAGTGTCGGAGGGGAGATGCCTGGTTCATTCGTGCCCACTGTCACTGCCATCACCACCAGTCAGGACCTGCAGTGGATGGTACAGCCGACCCTTGTCTCCTCCCAGGCCTCTGGACAGAGTGGGTCCACTGGCACCACAACCATGACCCAGCCAGTGTCACTGGTTGATCCATATGATATGCCAGGCCCCAGTTATTCTTCAGGGTCTGGATTCACCCCTTCAAGTTCAGACACTCCAGGCCCAGCACCGGGTCCCATCCGCCAGTCCAGAACCCGCAGCCGCCGTACACGAGACGAGTCTGTGAGTGACGATGGAGATGTTGGTGTGTta CTGAcacctgaggaggaggagaagaggcgTGTTCGGCGAGAGAGAAACAAGCTGGCTGCCGCCAAATGCAGAAACCGCCGACGAGAACTCACAGACAGACTACAGTCG GAGACGGACattctggaggaggagaaggcagAGCTGGAAGCTGAGATCTCTGAGCTGCAGAAGGAGAAGGAGCGCCTGGAGTTTGTCCTGGTGGCCCACCAGCCGAACTGTAAGATCCCATACCAGGACCAACCCCAGCAGAGCTCAGCGCAGCTCCCTCCAATCCAGCCCCAGCTCCCTCCCCAGACCTTACAAGCTCCTGTCTCCATTGTGGGTTTGGCTGTGAAGGAGGACTCTTTCTATCTGCCTCCTGCCTACACAGCCCATCCGGCCTCCTCACAGTCCCAGCCTCCGGTTCAGCAGCAGCAAGTCCAGCAGCAGCCCCAGCCAGGGATAATGCAGGAGGTAGAGTTTTCAAGTTCTTTCTATGGCTCATGTGAGCCGGCACCAGGCGGGCCGTGTCTTATGGCCAGCaacagtggtggtggtggtggtaaccATGACGATGCGGCCATTGGCAGCTACAACACCTCATACACATCTTCATTTGTGTTCACCTACCCAGAGGGAGCCTGCGGGGTCAGTGCCAACCAGCGGAACAGCAGTAGCGAGCAGTCATCTGATTCCCTGAACTCGCCTTCCCTGCTGGCACTCTGA